Proteins encoded together in one Lycium ferocissimum isolate CSIRO_LF1 unplaced genomic scaffold, AGI_CSIRO_Lferr_CH_V1 ctg14429, whole genome shotgun sequence window:
- the LOC132042269 gene encoding uncharacterized protein LOC132042269 produces MGKRLMTKEKEKRSMKTEKEKEKEEAVLKDTGIASPSPFPQHKAGHSMMADNYPRLYLQYIVSNTVAFMASFSVVLLLISGLPLRTKGLMWLLMFIMWIAIVATAFTYNTFIAAYSPRKRLYEYVLGFLLLAWMGFLSLLFISHTIRLIVKAVRKLIRLIVKAVRKLRQSAAKWSMNDSS; encoded by the exons ATGGGGAAAAGACTGATGAcgaaagagaaggaaaaaagatCGATGAAGacagagaaagagaaagagaaagaggaggCAGTTTTAAAAG ATACTGGAATAGCATCACCTAGTCCATTTCCTCAACATAAAGCAGGTCACTCAATGATGGCAGATAATTACCCAAGACTTTATTTACAATATATAGTGTCTAATACAGTGGCGTTTATGGCATCTTTTAGCGTCGTATTACTGTTGATAAGTGGCTTGCCTTTAAGGACAAAAGGTTTaatgtggttattgatgtttaTCATGTGGATCGCCATTGTTGCAACCGCGTTCACTTACAATACATTTATCGCAGCCTATTCCCCAAGAAAAAGGCTCTATGAATACGTCCTAGGATTCTTGCTGCTGGCATGGATGGGATTCTTGTCCCTCCTGTTCATTAGCCATACAATCCGCTTGATAGTGAAGGCTGTTAGAAAGCTGATCCGCTTGATAGTGAAGGCTGTTAGAAAGCTGAGACAATCTGCTGCCAAGTGGAGTATGAATGATTCCAGCTAG